The following is a genomic window from Crocinitomicaceae bacterium.
CACGGTAACGTATGAAGTAACCGATGCGAGCAGCAATACCACAAGCTGTAGTTTTGATGTAACGGTAGATGATACAGAAAATCCGGTGATTGTTTGCCCGGCAGATATCACACAGTCTAATGACTTAAATGTATGCGGGGCCACGATCACGTATGCTACCCCGGTAGGTACGGATAACTGCGCAGGACCATTAACGGCATTAACGGCGGGACAAGCCAGCGGCACGGTATTCCCAATAGGCACCACCACGGTAACATATGAAGTAACCGATGCAAGTACGAATACCAATACTTGTAGTTTTGATGTCACAGTAAACGATACGCAAAATCCGGCGATTACCTGCCCGGCGAATATTACACAGTCTAATGACTTAAATGTATGCGGGGCCACGATCACGTATGCCACCCCGGTAGGTACGGATAACTGCGCAGGACCAATAACGGCATTAACAGCAGGACAAGCGAGCGGCACGGTATTCCCAATAGGCACCACCACGGTAACGTATGAAGTAACGGATGCAAGCTTAAACACGAGCACCTGTTCATTCAGTGTAACGGTAAACGACACGCAGAATCCGGCGATTACTTGTCCGGCGAATATTACGCAGTCGAATGACTTAAATGTGTGCGGTGCCACGATCACGTATGCTACCCCGGTGGGTACGGATAACTGCGCAGGACCATTAACGGCATTAACAGCGGGACAAGCGAGCGGCACAGTGTTCCCAATAGGCACCACCACGGTAACATATGAAGTAACGGATGCAAGCTTAAACACTAGCACCTGTTCATTCAGTGTAACGGTAAACGACACGCAGAATCCGGCGATTACCTGTCCGGCAGATATCACACAGAATAATGATGCGGGTGTATGCGGTGCCACGATCACGTATGCCACCCCGGTAGGTACGGATAACTGCGCGGGACCAGTAACGGCATTAACGGCAGGACAAGCCAGCGGCACAGTATTCCCAGTAGGGGTTACCACGGTAACGTATGAAGTAACCGATGCGAGCAGCAATACCACAAGCTGTAGTTTTGATGTAACGGTAGATGATACAGAAAATCCGGTGATTGTTTGCCCGGCAGATATCACACAGTCTAATGACTTAAATGTATGCGGGGCCACGATCACGTATGCTACCCCGGTAGGTACGGATAACTGCGCAGGACCATTAACGGCATTAACGGCGGGACAAGCCAGCGGCACGGTATTCCCAATAGGCACCACCACGGTAACATATGAAGTAACCGATGCAAGTACGAATACCAATACTTGTAGTTTTGATGTCACAGTAAACGATACGCAAAATCCGGCGATTACCTGCCCGGCGAATATTACACAGTCTAATGACTTAAATGTATGCGGGGCCACGATCACGTATGCCACCCCGGTAGGTACGGATAACTGCGCAGGACCAATAACGGCATTAACAGCAGGACAAGCGAGCGGCACGGTATTCCCAATAGGCACCACCACGGTAACGTATGAAGTAACGGATGCAAGCTTAAACACGAGCACCTGTTCATTCAGTGTAACGGTAAACGACACGCAGAATCCGGCGATTACTTGTCCGGCGAATATTACGCAGTCGAATGACTTAAATGTGTGCGGTGCCACGATCACGTATGCTACCCCGGTGGGTACGGATAACTGCGCAGGACCATTAACGGCATTAACAGCGGGACAAGCGAGCGGCACAGTGTTCCCAATAGGCACCACCACGGTAACATATGAAGTAACGGATGCAAGCTTAAACACGAGCACCTGTTCATTCAGTGTAACGGTAAACGACACGCAGAATCCGGCGATTACCTGTCCGGCAGATATCACACAGAATAATGATGCGGGTGTATGCGGTGCCACGATCACGTATGCCTCCCCGGTAGGTACGGATAACTGCGCGGGACCATTAACGGCATTAACGGCAGGACAAGCCAGCGGCACAGTATTCCCAGTAGGGGTTACCACGGTAACGTATGAAGTAACCGATGCGAGCAGCAATACCACAAGCTGTAGTTTTGATGTAACGGTAGATGATACAGAAAATCCGGTGATTGTTTGTCCGGCAGATATCACACAGTCTAATGACTTAAATGTATGCGGTGCCACGATCACGTATGCTACCCCGGTAGGTACGGATAACTGCGCAGGACCATTAACGGCATTAACGGCGGGACAAGCCAGCGGCACGGTATTCCCAATAGGCACCACCACGGTAACATATGAAGTAACCGATGCAAGTACGAATACCAATACTTGTAGTTTTGATGTCACAGTAAACGATACGCAAAATCCGGCGATTACCTGCCCGGCGAATATTACACAGTCTAATGACTTAAATGTATGCGGGGCCACGATCACGTATGCCACCCCGGTAGGTACGGATAACTGCGCAGGACCATTAACGGCATTAACAGCGGGACAAGCGAGCGGCACGGTATTCCCAATAGGCACCACCACGGTAACGTATGAAGTAACGGATGCAAGCTTAAACACGAGCACCTGTTCATTCAGTGTAACGGTAAACGACACGCAGAATCCGGCGATTACTTGTCCGGCGAATATTACTCAGTCGAATGACTTAAATGTGTGCGGTGCCACGATCACGTATGCTACCCCGGTGGGTACGGATAACTGCGCAGGACCATTAACGGCATTAACGGCAGGGCAAGCGAGCGGCACAGTGTTCCCAATAGGCACCACCACGGTAACATATGAAGTAACGGATGCAAGCTTAAACACGAGCACCTGTTCATTCAGTGTAACGGTAAACGACACGCAGAATCCGGCGATTACCTGTCCGGCAGATATCACACAGAATAATGATGCGGGTGT
Proteins encoded in this region:
- a CDS encoding HYR domain-containing protein, translating into MRLLYSIILYHFHGNILRFALLAFSLLYVFSGKTQVTVEFRIRWVNTTIPHTVDGGIGSADPTWEYSITDVPANNTQSGAVSLIDTSCFSANNVINDVFFSQVYNCPADIPTSYNFTWSAYDDDGLLPVNLNDAYGTETIAINPGAWLYPTGVWTFAAIRTISIPGLLNCTGTGNTNFRLRLEYRTIGSNDDILPPTIACPADQTVTLTPTCDYTLLDYTALPVTSDNCSGAITVTQSPLPGTVINSDQIITLTADDGTITTNPTSTCTFNIITDDIVNPAIVCPADIVQNNDAGLCGAVVNFIAPVGTDNCAGPLTTLTAGQASGTLFPGGTTTNTYTVTDAHGNTASCSFDITINDIESPSITCPANITQSNDLNVCGATITYATPVGTDNCAGPITALTAGQASGTVFPIGTTTVTYEVTDASLNTSTCSFSVTVNDTQNPAITCPANITQSNDLNVCGATITYATPVGTDNCAGPLTALTAGQASGTVFPIGTTTVTYEVTDASLNTSTCSFSVTVNDTQNPAITCPADITQNNDAGVCGATITYATPVGTDNCAGPVTALTAGQASGTVFPVGVTTVTYEVTDASSNTTSCSFDVTVDDTENPVIVCPADITQSNDLNVCGATITYATPVGTDNCAGPLTALTAGQASGTVFPIGTTTVTYEVTDASTNTNTCSFDVTVNDTQNPAITCPANITQSNDLNVCGATITYATPVGTDNCAGPITALTAGQASGTVFPIGTTTVTYEVTDASLNTSTCSFSVTVNDTQNPAITCPANITQSNDLNVCGATITYATPVGTDNCAGPLTALTAGQASGTVFPIGTTTVTYEVTDASLNTSTCSFSVTVNDTQNPAITCPADITQNNDAGVCGATITYATPVGTDNCAGPVTALTAGQASGTVFPVGVTTVTYEVTDASSNTTSCSFDVTVDDTENPVIVCPADITQSNDLNVCGATITYATPVGTDNCAGPLTALTAGQASGTVFPIGTTTVTYEVTDASTNTNTCSFDVTVNDTQNPAITCPANITQSNDLNVCGATITYATPVGTDNCAGPITALTAGQASGTVFPIGTTTVTYEVTDASLNTSTCSFSVTVNDTQNPAITCPANITQSNDLNVCGATITYATPVGTDNCAGPLTALTAGQASGTVFPIGTTTVTYEVTDASLNTSTCSFSVTVNDTQNPAITCPADITQNNDAGVCGATITYASPVGTDNCAGPLTALTAGQASGTVFPVGVTTVTYEVTDASSNTTSCSFDVTVDDTENPVIVCPADITQSNDLNVCGATITYATPVGTDNCAGPLTALTAGQASGTVFPIGTTTVTYEVTDASTNTNTCSFDVTVNDTQNPAITCPANITQSNDLNVCGATITYATPVGTDNCAGPLTALTAGQASGTVFPIGTTTVTYEVTDASLNTSTCSFSVTVNDTQNPAITCPANITQSNDLNVCGATITYATPVGTDNCAGPLTALTAGQASGTVFPIGTTTVTYEVTDASLNTSTCSFSVTVNDTQNPAITCPADITQNNDAGVCGATITYATPVGTDNCADQ